A single genomic interval of Microbulbifer variabilis harbors:
- a CDS encoding 3D domain-containing protein, producing the protein MKQTLRNTAFFIAALLAIGVSVNASAALKKTMVVDATAYNSVPGQTDSDPWVAAWNNRLRPGDKIIAVSRDLEKHGLTNGAKVQIEGLPGTYTVRDRMNKRFTNRIDVWMEKDIRKARAWGKKKLKIVFEPVK; encoded by the coding sequence ATGAAACAGACTCTGCGTAACACTGCTTTTTTCATCGCCGCCCTGCTTGCTATTGGTGTGAGTGTCAATGCATCAGCCGCTCTTAAGAAAACCATGGTTGTCGACGCTACCGCGTATAACTCGGTGCCCGGCCAGACAGATAGCGACCCTTGGGTAGCTGCCTGGAACAACCGCCTGCGTCCAGGCGATAAAATCATTGCCGTTTCCCGTGACTTGGAAAAGCACGGCCTGACCAACGGCGCTAAAGTACAGATTGAAGGTCTGCCCGGTACTTACACTGTGCGTGACCGCATGAACAAACGCTTCACAAACCGTATTGATGTTTGGATGGAAAAAGATATCCGCAAGGCTCGCGCCTGGGGTAAGAAGAAACTGAAAATTGTTTTTGAACCGGTAAAGTAA
- a CDS encoding S41 family peptidase: MKKYLAVVFLLISSHGFSATFSAEQKKSLIDALELEISNRYILQENIPSIRESLQKIAHSEALKKIKTPKQTADLLTKALEKHDKHFGVRWYDPNIPNKQPKREDWFSKLGRKNSGFTRVEVLEGNIGYIDFWGFDHVNEVSKKRLEAVMTLIEDTDAIIFDLRNNGGGDGNMGRLISSYLFEKPTHLNSIYWRATDSTTEFWTFETLNGKRKAKVPVFVLTSKDTFSAAEAFTYYLKHLKRATIIGEVTKGGAHPIQFLSLDKEFKVSIPIARAVNPITKSNWEGTGVLPDIIASKEEAFDIAYQKSLHIIQNTTNNPQQLKEVSEQLEVMTNKEKLD; the protein is encoded by the coding sequence ATGAAGAAATATCTAGCGGTTGTATTCTTGCTTATCTCATCGCACGGCTTCTCCGCCACCTTCTCAGCAGAGCAAAAAAAGTCTCTCATTGATGCGCTTGAGCTTGAGATTTCCAACCGCTATATACTTCAGGAGAACATCCCCTCAATTCGTGAAAGCTTGCAAAAAATTGCACACTCCGAGGCCCTAAAAAAAATTAAAACTCCAAAACAAACAGCCGATCTACTTACTAAGGCACTGGAAAAACACGATAAGCATTTTGGTGTACGTTGGTACGATCCAAACATCCCAAATAAACAACCGAAGCGAGAGGATTGGTTCAGTAAACTAGGCAGGAAAAATTCTGGTTTTACGCGCGTTGAAGTGCTCGAAGGTAACATTGGCTATATTGATTTCTGGGGCTTTGATCATGTCAACGAAGTCTCAAAGAAACGCCTAGAAGCCGTAATGACCTTGATTGAAGATACCGATGCCATCATCTTCGATCTTAGAAATAATGGCGGCGGTGATGGCAATATGGGCCGCCTAATTAGCAGTTATCTTTTTGAGAAGCCCACCCACCTGAACAGTATTTACTGGAGAGCAACAGATAGCACCACCGAATTCTGGACTTTCGAAACCCTCAATGGCAAAAGAAAAGCCAAAGTTCCAGTCTTCGTTTTAACCAGTAAAGATACCTTTTCAGCCGCGGAAGCATTTACTTATTATCTAAAACATCTTAAACGAGCCACAATTATTGGCGAAGTCACCAAAGGTGGAGCCCATCCCATACAATTTCTCAGCCTTGATAAGGAGTTCAAGGTATCAATTCCTATCGCAAGAGCTGTAAATCCAATTACCAAAAGCAACTGGGAAGGTACCGGCGTTTTACCAGATATTATCGCTTCAAAAGAGGAGGCTTTTGATATTGCTTACCAAAAGTCTCTACATATCATTCAAAACACAACAAACAACCCACAACAACTCAAGGAAGTTAGTGAACAGTTAGAAGTAATGACTAACAAAGAAAAACTCGACTAG
- a CDS encoding YbgA family protein: MHIQLLSQKIPVGISRCAVGDPVRYNGSHKHSKVCTQLLGNCFELQAYCPEVAIGMGVPRPPIHLIVSDRLRAVGREDPNLDVTEALEGYADTIAPEVENLRGFILMQKSPSCGVRTTPHYKEDGTGVLAHDSGLFAARLRQHFPHLPMEEVGRLNASDLRENFLTRVFAYDAWHRYVATDLRPARVIEFYTAYKYLLLAHSQPMTRALGQFVSNSRALPVEEFAYEVRGKIMEILSQLASRKDRTNALMHSQGHLKSYLSKEERAELALLIDEYRQGNKPLSAVLTMLRHYLPRTPHQFIHSQVLLAAEPAELGLCEFR; this comes from the coding sequence ATGCATATACAGCTCTTGTCTCAAAAAATTCCGGTGGGCATTAGCCGCTGTGCCGTGGGTGATCCGGTGCGTTACAACGGCAGCCACAAGCACAGTAAAGTCTGCACCCAACTGCTGGGCAATTGTTTTGAGTTGCAGGCTTACTGCCCGGAGGTTGCCATTGGCATGGGCGTGCCCAGACCGCCTATTCACCTTATTGTGAGTGACCGGTTGCGTGCGGTTGGCCGGGAAGACCCCAACTTAGATGTTACCGAGGCTCTAGAGGGCTACGCGGATACGATTGCCCCTGAAGTGGAGAATCTGCGTGGTTTTATTCTGATGCAGAAATCTCCCAGCTGTGGAGTGCGAACCACTCCCCACTATAAAGAAGATGGTACCGGGGTGCTGGCGCACGACTCCGGCTTATTCGCGGCACGCCTGCGCCAGCATTTTCCCCATTTGCCGATGGAAGAAGTGGGGCGGCTCAATGCCAGCGATTTGCGCGAGAATTTCCTCACCCGTGTTTTTGCTTACGACGCCTGGCATCGCTATGTGGCCACCGACCTGCGCCCAGCCAGGGTCATTGAATTTTACACCGCTTATAAATATCTACTGTTGGCGCACAGTCAGCCAATGACCCGTGCACTGGGTCAGTTTGTTTCTAACTCGCGCGCATTGCCGGTGGAGGAGTTTGCCTATGAGGTGAGAGGTAAAATAATGGAGATTCTCAGCCAGTTGGCCAGCCGAAAGGACCGCACCAATGCCTTGATGCACAGCCAGGGCCACCTGAAGAGCTACCTGAGCAAAGAAGAGAGAGCCGAGCTGGCACTGCTTATTGACGAATACCGTCAGGGTAATAAGCCTCTGTCGGCGGTGCTTACCATGTTGCGCCATTATTTGCCGCGGACTCCTCACCAGTTTATCCACAGCCAGGTGTTGCTCGCCGCTGAGCCGGCAGAGCTGGGTTTGTGTGAATTTCGCTGA
- a CDS encoding rhodanese-related sulfurtransferase, protein MNQFVVCALYKFVTLEDFESLRTPLLDVMLENQVRGTLLLAREGINGTVAGSREGIDSILAYLKSDERLAELDYKESYTGEMPFLRSKVKLKREIVTMGVEGIDPRRVVGTYVKPKDWNALISDPEVVVVDTRNDYEFQVGTFKDSLNPNTETFREFPQYVKDNLNPAKHKKVAMFCTGGIRCEKSTAYLKEQGFEEVYHLHGGILKYLEEVPKEESLWEGECFVFDERVTVNHDLERGQYDQCNACRMPITKEDQQSEQFEQGVSCPHCYDKVSDADRHRFREREKQIQLAKKRGEKHMGQDAREMTTAKRLQKKEERRRQAEAQQAKTQQA, encoded by the coding sequence ATGAATCAATTCGTTGTCTGTGCACTCTACAAGTTCGTCACTCTGGAGGACTTTGAGTCTCTGCGCACTCCCCTGCTTGACGTTATGCTGGAAAACCAAGTGCGCGGCACCCTACTCTTGGCCCGAGAGGGCATTAACGGCACTGTTGCTGGTTCCCGCGAGGGCATCGACTCCATCCTCGCCTACTTGAAGTCAGACGAGCGCCTTGCCGAGCTGGATTACAAGGAGTCCTACACTGGCGAGATGCCGTTTCTGCGCAGCAAGGTCAAATTGAAGAGGGAGATTGTCACTATGGGCGTAGAGGGCATTGACCCCCGCCGAGTGGTTGGCACCTACGTCAAACCAAAAGACTGGAACGCCCTAATCAGCGACCCAGAAGTCGTTGTTGTGGATACCCGCAACGACTATGAATTCCAGGTGGGTACTTTCAAAGATTCTCTCAACCCCAATACCGAAACCTTCCGAGAGTTTCCCCAGTACGTCAAAGACAACCTGAATCCAGCCAAACACAAAAAAGTCGCCATGTTCTGCACTGGCGGTATCCGCTGTGAAAAGTCCACCGCCTATTTGAAAGAACAGGGCTTTGAAGAGGTTTACCATCTGCACGGTGGCATCCTCAAGTACTTGGAAGAAGTACCCAAAGAGGAATCTCTGTGGGAGGGTGAGTGCTTTGTTTTCGATGAACGCGTCACCGTCAACCACGATCTGGAGCGAGGCCAGTACGATCAGTGCAATGCCTGCCGTATGCCTATCACCAAGGAGGACCAGCAGTCAGAACAGTTTGAGCAGGGAGTTAGCTGTCCGCATTGTTATGACAAAGTGAGTGACGCTGATCGCCACCGCTTCCGCGAGCGCGAGAAGCAGATTCAACTGGCGAAAAAACGCGGGGAAAAACACATGGGCCAAGATGCCCGTGAAATGACTACCGCTAAACGCCTGCAGAAAAAAGAAGAGCGGCGCCGCCAGGCGGAAGCTCAGCAGGCCAAAACCCAGCAGGCGTAG
- a CDS encoding MerR family transcriptional regulator, which produces MVEIAPPTEASLPIREVARRTGVHPVTLRAWERRYGLLTPARTSKGHRLYSEEEVRRIEEVLACLARGVAIGQVRELLARGPSSLSAKEREANTAGGWREMIDEALNLSQNFDEPKLRKQLDHWISTLPASLLLDHWLKPLHTELARLRRSEAAQGFFWQLVNEQLLLANGIARRNLNKDRLACESRVLLLDFPGEDQRAFVQLFCATLLAAGIGVVVLDYRAVLPGLTENMRKLDVHALLWYSHRAQPKSLLEEELPRSFQELSKPLRLVGDFVELQSASLDNLKKIPMISVLSGTTDFVVTQLREQLKR; this is translated from the coding sequence ATGGTTGAGATTGCCCCCCCTACTGAAGCCAGCTTACCTATTCGTGAGGTAGCGCGTCGGACCGGCGTGCACCCTGTCACCCTTCGGGCCTGGGAGCGGCGCTACGGCCTGTTAACACCGGCCAGAACCAGCAAGGGGCACCGACTTTATAGTGAAGAAGAGGTCAGGCGTATCGAAGAGGTACTGGCCTGCCTGGCCCGAGGTGTAGCTATTGGACAGGTGCGGGAATTATTGGCACGTGGTCCATCCTCCCTGTCAGCCAAAGAGAGAGAGGCAAACACTGCAGGTGGTTGGCGTGAGATGATCGATGAAGCCTTAAACTTGTCACAAAACTTTGACGAGCCAAAGCTTCGCAAGCAACTGGACCACTGGATTTCCACCTTACCGGCATCACTGTTACTCGATCATTGGCTCAAGCCGCTGCATACCGAGTTGGCTAGGCTGAGGCGATCGGAAGCCGCGCAAGGTTTCTTTTGGCAGCTGGTTAATGAACAGTTGTTATTGGCCAACGGCATAGCTCGCAGAAATTTAAATAAAGATCGTTTGGCTTGCGAGAGTCGAGTCCTATTGCTGGATTTCCCCGGTGAAGATCAGCGGGCCTTTGTGCAATTATTTTGCGCCACACTTTTGGCTGCCGGTATTGGCGTAGTGGTTTTGGATTATCGGGCCGTTCTGCCGGGGCTTACTGAAAATATGAGAAAGCTGGATGTGCATGCGCTGCTCTGGTACAGCCATCGGGCACAGCCAAAATCCTTACTTGAGGAGGAATTACCACGCTCATTTCAGGAGCTAAGCAAGCCTCTAAGGCTTGTGGGGGATTTCGTAGAGTTACAGTCTGCCAGCTTGGATAACCTAAAGAAAATACCGATGATATCAGTATTATCAGGTACTACAGACTTCGTGGTAACGCAACTGCGGGAGCAGCTGAAGCGATGA
- a CDS encoding aspartate/glutamate racemase family protein: protein MKNLKKNFNQIKHIGVVGCSSEGAALCYKTICTESGKYLGEHAHPEISMHTHSLARYVEYLDSNDLQRVGDLMLSSADKLKSQGACFLICPDNTIHQAFDYVIERSPLPWLHIADSVIAEATIKGYRKLGLLGTRWLVESDVYPSKLEAANIGYLRPPKKAVERIGQLIMGELVTGVFRQETVQYFQDTINNLKQDGCDAVVLGCTEIPLIIDDSNSGLPTLNSNHLLAEAAIKEAIVAS from the coding sequence ATGAAGAACTTAAAGAAGAATTTTAATCAGATAAAACATATTGGTGTTGTTGGCTGCTCCTCTGAGGGTGCAGCCCTATGCTATAAAACAATTTGCACAGAGAGTGGTAAATATCTTGGTGAACATGCTCACCCTGAGATATCCATGCACACTCATTCACTGGCTCGATATGTAGAATATTTAGATTCCAATGATCTTCAAAGAGTTGGCGATCTAATGCTCTCTTCCGCAGACAAGCTCAAATCTCAGGGGGCCTGTTTTCTGATCTGCCCCGATAATACTATTCACCAAGCCTTTGACTATGTAATAGAGAGATCCCCCCTACCCTGGCTACATATTGCCGATAGTGTTATTGCTGAAGCCACTATCAAAGGCTATAGAAAGCTAGGCCTACTCGGTACTCGATGGTTAGTTGAGAGCGACGTTTATCCGTCCAAACTAGAGGCCGCAAACATAGGTTACTTACGGCCGCCTAAGAAGGCTGTTGAAAGGATCGGGCAGCTGATTATGGGCGAGTTAGTCACTGGGGTATTTCGACAGGAAACAGTGCAATACTTCCAAGACACTATTAACAACCTCAAACAGGATGGATGTGATGCAGTGGTCTTGGGTTGCACCGAAATACCATTGATTATCGATGATAGTAATTCTGGGTTACCAACGTTAAACTCTAACCACCTTTTAGCTGAGGCCGCGATAAAAGAGGCGATTGTAGCCTCTTGA
- a CDS encoding YqaA family protein yields the protein MGSLVELGFVGLFVSAFLAATILPVSSEIVLTTLLINGFSPVALVTIATIGNVAGSLVNYALGYWASLGLIKKWLRMSENEFVKAEQRFKKYGLISLAFAWVPVVGDPLTVMAGVLRIRLLWFLILVTAGKLLRYVVVSYMVLQVS from the coding sequence ATGGGGAGTTTGGTCGAATTAGGCTTTGTCGGTCTTTTTGTTTCTGCCTTTCTGGCGGCAACAATCTTACCAGTAAGTTCTGAAATTGTATTGACCACCCTGTTGATCAATGGTTTCTCGCCAGTTGCATTGGTGACTATTGCAACAATTGGTAATGTAGCCGGTTCATTAGTGAATTATGCTCTTGGCTATTGGGCAAGTTTGGGGCTTATAAAAAAATGGTTGAGGATGTCAGAAAATGAATTTGTAAAGGCTGAGCAGCGATTTAAAAAATATGGCCTGATTTCATTGGCTTTTGCTTGGGTTCCAGTTGTCGGAGATCCATTAACCGTTATGGCAGGGGTGTTAAGAATACGACTGTTATGGTTTTTGATTTTGGTGACGGCGGGTAAGCTTTTGCGCTATGTAGTTGTTAGTTATATGGTGTTGCAGGTTTCCTGA
- a CDS encoding Lrp/AsnC family transcriptional regulator: MKIDRHNLRILQALQTNARISNLNLSEQIGLSESACLARVKRLTSERYIREFLAEINLDKVRHAEFYVNVALKRQDARTSENFRRIISDIPQIVSCVKMSGEFDYMLRFICPDAADFNRVSEQLLANEEAAISRMTSHLVIEKTKPFTGYPLELLFQD; encoded by the coding sequence GTGAAAATTGACCGGCATAATTTGCGTATTTTGCAGGCTCTGCAAACTAACGCCCGTATTAGCAACCTGAATTTGAGTGAACAAATTGGCTTGTCGGAGAGCGCCTGCCTGGCCAGGGTGAAGCGCCTTACCAGTGAGCGTTATATCCGTGAGTTCCTCGCCGAGATCAATCTGGACAAGGTGCGCCACGCTGAGTTTTATGTGAATGTGGCCCTGAAGCGCCAGGATGCGCGCACCAGTGAAAACTTCCGGCGAATTATCAGTGATATCCCACAGATCGTTTCCTGCGTGAAGATGTCTGGTGAATTCGATTATATGCTGCGCTTTATTTGCCCTGATGCGGCAGACTTCAACCGGGTTTCCGAGCAGTTACTGGCCAATGAGGAGGCCGCTATCTCGCGTATGACTTCGCATTTGGTGATCGAGAAAACCAAGCCTTTTACCGGTTATCCACTGGAGCTTCTCTTCCAGGATTAG
- a CDS encoding tetratricopeptide repeat protein, with protein MKKPFPLSAPIPPSSHTLRYRYGIVLNALGAKSRPDLYPLARAQFQSVLRYLDSGAQLPHSSARVRSALAHTYHRQAASEELATQREHLLSTAYLLYKSALEGLLSQEEWHNLSITYFNLGQVCEWQGNLEEAIRWLEKAVELDLQHKLPDLKEDSDYLAALRQQVEPVQQNRGTTL; from the coding sequence ATGAAAAAGCCATTTCCGCTCTCGGCGCCTATCCCTCCCAGCAGCCACACCCTGCGCTACCGCTACGGCATAGTACTAAATGCCTTGGGGGCCAAATCGAGGCCAGATCTCTACCCGCTGGCGCGGGCCCAGTTTCAATCAGTTCTGCGCTACCTGGATTCAGGTGCACAACTACCCCACTCCAGCGCAAGAGTGCGCTCTGCCCTGGCACACACTTACCACCGCCAAGCTGCCAGCGAAGAGTTGGCCACGCAGCGTGAACATCTCCTCAGCACTGCTTATCTCCTCTATAAAAGTGCCCTGGAAGGTCTGCTCAGTCAGGAGGAATGGCACAACCTTTCTATTACTTATTTCAATCTTGGGCAGGTATGTGAGTGGCAAGGAAATCTTGAAGAGGCCATTCGTTGGCTGGAGAAAGCGGTAGAACTGGATTTACAGCACAAATTACCCGACCTAAAAGAGGATAGTGACTATTTGGCCGCGCTTCGCCAGCAGGTAGAGCCGGTACAGCAGAACCGGGGAACCACCCTTTAG
- a CDS encoding cryptochrome/photolyase family protein encodes MSRQISIQRGLVWFRSDLRIQDNSALYHASTRCEQLAAIFIACPETWKNHDEGDALVSFRMACLQKLQGQLQTRNIPLYFLEVPEFSLVPEALQQIIQRLKVEALFANAEYPLNELRRDNAVREKLLEHNVSVEYYSDRTLLPPGAVRAASGDPYKVFTPFKRALIQLCAGSQVKPLPTPRKIPPSTNSEHWPKWLAVDVKGNRKLTQKIPSQLLGYSLNIDGSGRVKGWESGEQAAQKRLKAFAEIIDQYQAERDFPAKDSTSRLSPYLNSGAISIRQCVKMALSQNKGLWQGGDEGIACWISELIWREFYTHLLTDFPRLSMGRPFKEETEQIPWRYDEGLFSLWASGETGVPIVDAAMRQLNETGWMHNRLRMIVASFLSKNMLIDWRWGERYFMQHLIDGDFASNNGGWQWTASTGTDAAPYFRVFNPYSQSQKFDPNGEFIRHYVPEISSLSNKEIHEPPMIEGYPQVICDVSAGRKRAIEVFANLK; translated from the coding sequence ATGAGCCGTCAAATATCAATACAGCGGGGCCTAGTCTGGTTCCGCAGCGATTTGCGTATACAGGATAATTCGGCGCTGTATCATGCCAGTACTCGATGCGAACAATTGGCCGCAATTTTTATCGCCTGCCCAGAAACCTGGAAAAACCACGATGAAGGCGATGCACTGGTTTCTTTTCGTATGGCCTGCTTGCAGAAACTCCAAGGACAGCTGCAAACTCGCAATATTCCCCTGTACTTCCTCGAAGTCCCTGAGTTTTCTCTGGTTCCGGAGGCGCTGCAGCAAATTATTCAGCGTCTGAAAGTAGAGGCATTATTTGCCAATGCTGAGTATCCTCTGAATGAGCTGCGTCGAGACAATGCCGTTAGAGAAAAACTGCTGGAACACAATGTTTCGGTTGAATACTACAGTGACCGCACCTTATTACCGCCAGGAGCAGTGAGAGCGGCGAGTGGTGATCCCTACAAAGTGTTTACCCCTTTCAAGCGTGCCCTAATCCAGTTATGTGCAGGGAGCCAGGTTAAGCCCTTGCCCACTCCCAGGAAAATACCACCCTCTACTAATAGCGAACATTGGCCGAAGTGGCTCGCAGTGGATGTAAAGGGAAATCGAAAACTAACGCAGAAAATTCCTAGCCAGTTATTGGGCTACTCGCTCAATATTGATGGATCAGGTAGGGTTAAAGGTTGGGAGAGTGGTGAGCAAGCTGCACAAAAGCGCTTGAAAGCTTTTGCCGAAATTATTGATCAATATCAGGCCGAACGAGATTTTCCAGCGAAAGATAGTACCTCCCGCCTTTCTCCTTATTTAAATAGCGGGGCTATTTCTATTCGCCAGTGTGTCAAGATGGCCCTCAGCCAGAATAAAGGCCTTTGGCAGGGGGGAGATGAAGGGATTGCCTGCTGGATCAGCGAACTTATCTGGCGGGAATTCTATACACATTTACTGACTGACTTTCCCCGCTTGAGTATGGGCAGGCCATTTAAAGAGGAAACAGAACAAATTCCTTGGCGCTATGATGAAGGATTATTTTCCCTTTGGGCAAGTGGCGAAACCGGAGTGCCTATCGTCGATGCTGCAATGCGCCAGCTAAACGAAACCGGCTGGATGCACAACCGCTTACGAATGATTGTCGCCTCATTTCTGAGTAAAAATATGCTGATCGACTGGCGTTGGGGTGAACGCTACTTTATGCAGCACTTGATTGATGGCGACTTTGCTTCAAACAATGGCGGCTGGCAATGGACCGCCTCAACCGGTACGGATGCAGCACCTTATTTCCGTGTGTTCAACCCATACAGCCAGTCGCAGAAGTTCGATCCCAACGGAGAGTTTATTCGACATTATGTCCCGGAAATTTCCTCACTAAGTAACAAGGAAATTCATGAGCCCCCAATGATTGAAGGGTATCCCCAAGTAATTTGTGATGTGAGTGCCGGGCGCAAGCGAGCGATAGAGGTATTTGCCAACCTTAAATAA
- a CDS encoding CPXCG motif-containing cysteine-rich protein, giving the protein MNPILEEIIQCPYCGEHFSTLIDISVLPQEYIEDCQVCCKPIVFHVTADLEGSISINVYREDESF; this is encoded by the coding sequence ATGAACCCAATCCTAGAAGAAATTATTCAATGCCCTTACTGCGGCGAACACTTTAGTACACTCATTGATATTTCTGTACTTCCGCAAGAATATATAGAAGACTGCCAGGTCTGCTGTAAGCCCATAGTTTTTCACGTTACCGCTGACCTAGAGGGTTCTATTTCTATTAATGTATACCGGGAGGATGAGTCGTTTTGA
- a CDS encoding DUF4124 domain-containing protein produces the protein MTPHLPAVLAILLPLIPLSATANIYKWTDENGQVHFSDKKIENVKQEVIKPRKHKSDWSRYDISVEAIDTNLSNQELNKIVTDVNLVYEFYDRVLFFDFYKTVPVKVLVLKDKKAYYEHLRKRMGKEPSASYGIYFSQDNQIIVYIQEDRARTFRTIKHEVSHAITDTVTPYAQSWLNEGLAEQMETLTKVNGQLRITSHWENYRWVNPLKRHERLMDISTFLRLPNTRWRHAQRNGTAPLQAQAGQFLYFLLSTPVGKSFVIRLVHKLERGDRTHSYYLVDKDYIGGIRGLEINWRNWLSGETDKHINF, from the coding sequence GTGACTCCTCACCTACCAGCTGTATTAGCTATTCTTCTACCTCTAATTCCACTAAGCGCGACAGCCAATATCTACAAGTGGACCGATGAGAATGGTCAAGTTCACTTCAGTGACAAGAAAATAGAAAATGTTAAACAAGAAGTTATTAAGCCTAGAAAGCACAAATCTGATTGGTCTCGATATGATATTTCCGTCGAAGCCATTGACACCAACCTGAGCAATCAGGAATTAAACAAGATTGTTACAGACGTCAACCTCGTCTATGAATTTTACGATCGCGTTCTGTTTTTTGACTTTTATAAAACGGTACCCGTTAAGGTCTTGGTTCTAAAAGATAAAAAGGCCTACTACGAACACCTAAGAAAGAGAATGGGAAAAGAACCATCAGCCTCTTATGGGATATATTTCTCTCAAGATAACCAAATTATTGTTTACATCCAAGAGGATAGAGCCAGAACATTCCGCACTATTAAACACGAGGTTAGTCATGCAATAACCGATACTGTCACTCCCTACGCTCAATCCTGGTTAAATGAAGGTTTGGCCGAGCAGATGGAAACCCTCACTAAAGTGAATGGGCAACTGCGCATCACTAGTCACTGGGAAAATTATAGATGGGTAAATCCTCTCAAGCGCCATGAGAGGCTTATGGATATCAGTACATTCCTTAGGCTCCCTAACACAAGATGGCGACATGCACAAAGAAATGGGACTGCGCCTTTACAAGCACAGGCCGGGCAATTTTTATACTTTCTATTATCAACACCAGTCGGTAAAAGCTTTGTAATTCGTTTAGTCCATAAGCTGGAGCGTGGTGATCGTACGCACTCGTATTATCTGGTCGATAAAGACTATATTGGCGGGATCAGAGGCCTGGAAATCAACTGGAGAAATTGGTTAAGTGGGGAAACTGATAAACATATCAACTTTTAA
- a CDS encoding pyridoxal phosphate-dependent aminotransferase — MKNVTDFTPQFSLQSEALNCEDSNVWAVSDRAHDLADKGEDVIFLCVGDPNFNTPEPILDFARARLGVGRTHYSPAAGEPVLRRAIADIESKVSPHPCNPDDVVVFPGGTNAIYAVLSCLLNPGEEIVIPEPMYIGYVPICDSLRLSVKRVACPAEQNFAFDVDSIKAAVTEETRVVMINTPVNPTGAMATPEQLRELAAFCRERNIWLVSDEMYSMITFARRHTSLRTAAESLDNIVVIDGLSKSHAMSGWRLGWAVARGPLVERLAAFAGATIFGCPQFIQEAAAFALEFDTYFVKQMRDAYERRRNLIVERIGKIPGLSCYSPDAGMFVMVNVSELASSGQVFAEALLEAERVSVLPGTPFGESAVNHVRLTLAADDSELSRALDRIERFVTCANRQAS, encoded by the coding sequence GTGAAAAACGTGACAGATTTTACCCCCCAATTCAGCCTTCAAAGCGAGGCTCTGAACTGTGAGGATTCCAATGTCTGGGCGGTCAGTGACCGGGCCCATGATCTTGCCGATAAGGGGGAGGATGTCATTTTCCTCTGTGTGGGGGACCCCAACTTCAATACCCCCGAGCCAATTCTGGATTTTGCCCGCGCTCGCCTGGGTGTCGGGCGGACTCATTACTCTCCCGCCGCCGGTGAGCCGGTGTTGCGCAGAGCTATCGCGGATATCGAAAGTAAGGTGTCACCCCACCCTTGCAATCCCGATGATGTTGTAGTGTTTCCCGGCGGTACCAATGCTATCTACGCGGTACTTTCCTGCCTGTTGAACCCTGGTGAGGAGATTGTTATCCCAGAACCGATGTATATCGGTTATGTCCCCATTTGTGACAGTCTCAGGCTGTCTGTAAAGCGCGTAGCCTGCCCGGCGGAACAGAATTTTGCGTTCGATGTGGACTCGATCAAAGCGGCAGTCACCGAAGAGACCCGAGTGGTCATGATCAATACCCCGGTCAACCCCACCGGTGCAATGGCAACTCCCGAACAGTTGCGTGAACTGGCTGCCTTTTGCCGTGAGCGCAACATCTGGCTGGTGTCCGATGAAATGTACTCCATGATTACTTTTGCCCGCCGCCATACCTCATTGCGCACAGCAGCAGAGTCTCTGGACAATATTGTGGTGATTGATGGTCTGTCTAAGTCTCATGCCATGAGTGGTTGGCGTCTGGGCTGGGCAGTAGCGCGTGGCCCCCTGGTGGAGCGCCTTGCGGCATTCGCCGGAGCCACTATCTTTGGCTGCCCACAGTTTATCCAGGAAGCTGCGGCTTTTGCCCTGGAGTTCGATACCTATTTCGTGAAACAGATGCGTGACGCCTATGAACGTCGCCGCAATTTGATCGTTGAGAGAATCGGCAAAATTCCGGGGCTTAGCTGTTACAGCCCGGATGCGGGTATGTTTGTGATGGTCAATGTTTCCGAGTTGGCCAGCTCTGGTCAGGTATTCGCCGAGGCCCTGCTGGAAGCCGAGCGGGTATCAGTATTGCCGGGTACACCTTTTGGTGAAAGTGCGGTGAATCATGTGCGTTTGACGCTAGCGGCCGATGACAGTGAGTTGTCGCGGGCTCTGGACCGAATAGAGCGTTTTGTCACCTGCGCTAATCGCCAGGCTAGTTAA